A single window of Amphiura filiformis chromosome 17, Afil_fr2py, whole genome shotgun sequence DNA harbors:
- the LOC140136995 gene encoding organic cation transporter protein-like: MIFEDILEKIGVFGRYQQRLYLVICLRGFCSGMITLMHVFLAGEMDHWCQTPELDIVNCTKWSLDKDQCIEAKRSVATPPARSDSSYEYENCKRYNLTGIEPSDWFPGWVTSNVTNDTLQCDAGWIYDTSQFKTSIVTDFDLVCAKKSLPDLAQSMYFVGVLFSSTFVGAFSDKFGRYKVFLFLITTGAFIICMTGLSNSYAMFIIIRALTGVTFFSSNVVGFTLISEIVSPAWRTFVGNILNFFWCAGYMLAAGLGYFIRQWRILSFVVSAFPVLMCLFIPLLSESPRWLISKGRTTEAQKVIRKIAKVNKKNVTDEFFNNLELHEQEKPQAKSDNQPSVFDLFRYPYLRLKTVTLLFIWFITTLVYYGLSLSAGDLGVDFYVSFFISGAVEVPAYLYVMFALDWFGRKLNLCGSLVLGGTACLITLLIKAGAWKTVVAMIGKFAITITFAIVFIFTTEQFPTVVRNVGLGMCSALGRLGSVSAPLIFIMSEFWEPLPFVVFGVLSIAGGLASLLLPETKGKNLPETIEEGEQFGKKPILSDDQDDDKNTSVNIPEPANGSRGKMQAPESNEAYIPV, from the exons ATGATATTCGAAGATATTCTTGAGAAAATAGGTGTATTTGGTCGCTACCAGCAACGGCTCTACCTGGTAATATGCTTGCGGGGATTTTGCTCTGGAATGATCACTTTAATGCATGTATTCCTGGCCGGAGAAATGGATCACTGGTGTCAAACACCAGAACTAGACATTGTAAATTGCACTAAGTGGTCATTGGATAAAGACCAATGTATTGAAGCAAAGAGGTCTGTTGCCACACCACCAGCTAGGTCGGACAGTTCTTATGAATATGAAAATTGTAAGCGGTATAATCTGACGGGAATCGAACCATCGGATTGGTTTCCTGGATGGGTGACTTCTAACGTCACTAATGATACGTTGCAGTGTGATGCCGGATGGATTTATGATACTAGTCAGTTCAAGACGTCTATTGTCACTGAT TTTGATCTAGTGTGTGCTAAGAAATCCCTACCTGATTTAGCACAGTCGATGTATTTTGTTGGAGTCCTCTTTTCATCCACATTTGTTGGTGCATTTTCAGACAA ATTTGGACGATACAAGGTATTTCTCTTTCTCATTACAACTGGAGCCTTTATCATCTGTATGACCGGGTTATCGAATAGTTATGCCATGTTCATCATTATCCGTGCACTAACGGGTGTCACCTTTTTTAGTTCAAATGTTGTTGGGTTTACACTAA tttcagaGATTGTAAGTCCAGCTTGGCGAACATTTGTTGGGAATATCCTCAACTTCTTTTGGTGTGCTGGTTATATGCTTGCTGCCGGTCTCGGATATTTCATAAGACAGTGGCGAATACTAAGCTTTGTTGTGTCGGCATTTCCCGTCCTCATGTGTCTGTTTATACC CTTGCTGTCGGAATCACCACGCTGGTTGATCTCAAAAGGTCGTACGACTGAAGCACAAAAAGTCATTCGCAAGATTGCCAAAGTCAATAAGAAAAATGTGACAGACGAATTTTTCAACAATTTAGAACTGCATGAGCAAGAA AAGCCGCAAGCAAAATCGGACAACCAACCGAGCGTTTTTGATTTATTTCGTTACCCATATCTTAGACTGAAAACTGTGACTTTATTATTTATCTG GTTCATAACAACCTTAGTATACTACGGGCTGTCGCTAAGTGCCGGTGATCTAGGCGTTGACTTTTACGTTTCGTTTTTCATATCCGGTGCAGTAGAAGTTCCCGCATATCTCTACGTTATGTTTGCATTAGATTGGTTCGGCAGAAAGCTCAACTTGTGCGGATCCTTAGTTCTTGGCGGCACAGCTTGCCTTATTACACTTTTGATTA aggCTGGTGCGTGGAAGACCGTCGTTGCGATGATAGGGAAATTTGCCATCACAATCACGTTTGCCATCGTGTTCATTTTTACAACAGAGCAGTTCCCTACCGTAGTAAG AAATGTTGGATTAGGTATGTGTTCAGCTTTAGGTCGTCTTGGCAGTGTTTCGGCACCGCTAATATTTATTATGAGTGAATTCTGGGAGCCATTACCATTTGTTGTGTTTGGCGTGTTGTCAATAGCTGGTGGCTTAGCGTCTTTACTTTTGCCAGAAACCAAAGGAAAGAATTTGCCCGAGACGATTGAGGAAGGGGAGCAATTTGGGAA